The following coding sequences lie in one Hippoglossus hippoglossus isolate fHipHip1 chromosome 14, fHipHip1.pri, whole genome shotgun sequence genomic window:
- the zgc:171929 gene encoding putative transcription factor ovo-like protein 3 — protein MPRSFLVKKKRGTCGAWQWKEPEQHGWKEDSIEVSENINEQIPCNPGPQHPSTVPQSVATLGVAPRMILPVPLAGSGGPGADARLDWSTLMLPGSFYHHSILAPVSSAKPRPRPSPDSGDFVCSLCHKIFPLQRMLTRHLKCHSLVKRHPCRFCGKGFNDTFDLKRHMRTHTGIRPYKCELCEKAFTQRCSLESHMRKIHSVHQQYAYRQRRSKIFVCEDCGYTSSRPDEYFLHVRQCHPGSPALRRYYRRQSHDNSSFASTDCKLSPYLLYSTPAYYM, from the exons ATGCCGAGGTCTTTCCTTGTTAAAAAGAAACGTGGGACATGTGGAGCATGGCAATGGAAAGAGCCAGAACAGCATGGGTGGAAAGAAGACAGTATAGAAG TGAGTGAAAACATTAATGAGCAGATACCCTGCAATCCTGGCCCCCAACATCCTTCCACTGTGCCTCAGTCAGTAGCCACTTTAGGGGTAGCACCAAGAATGATCCTGCCAGTGCCTCTGGCAGGATCAGGAGGGCCAGGGGCTGACGCCAGGCTGGACTGGTCCACACTGATGCTTCCGGGCTCTTTCTACCATCACAGTATCCTGGCACCAGTCAGCAGTGCAAAG CCCCGTCCTCGTCCTTCCCCAGACTCAGGCGACTTTGTGTGCTCATTGTGCCACAAGATATTCCCTCTGCAGCGCATGTTAACCCGCCACCTCAAGTGCCACAGCTTGGTGAAGAGACATCCTTGTCGATTCTGTGGCAAAGGATTCAACGATACCTTCGACCTCAAAAGGCATATGcgaacacacacag GTATCCGTCCCTACAAGTGTGAGTTGTGTGAGAAAGCCTTCACTCAGCGCTGCTCTCTGGAGTCCCATATGAGGAAGATTCACAGCGTTCACCAACAGTATGCCTATCGCCAGAGACGCTCCAagatttttgtgtgtgaggattGTGGTTACACCTCAAGCCGCCCTGATGAGTATTTCCTTCATGTGAGACAGTGCCACCCCGGTAGTCCCGCCCTCCGCAGGTACTACCGCCGCCAGTCCCATGACAACAGCAGCTTTGCATCAACAGACTGTAAACTCAGTCCCTATTTGCTGTACTCAACCCCTGCATACTACATGTAG